Genomic segment of Pseudomonas sp. CCI4.2:
CAGCCGCCATATTAGCAGAAAGTGCCTCTCCGGCTCAGCGAGATAGGATTTTGCTCGGGCTCCGGTGACGGTTTAATAGCGAGCTTCAACTGCCGTTGGGTTGAAGTTTGATAAAACGACCCTATTGTAAAAACAGCCCCGTTACAGCGCTGTGCCAGCATCGTGGAATAACGCCACTTTCCTCACCACCGTTTCCGGGTAGAATACTCGTTCGCATGCGGCCATGAGGGCTGCACGGGCGACTCACGGGGCCGCCCTCCATCCCTATGTGTGGAAGATCCTGTCGATATGTTTGCGCCTTTGTTAAAGAAACTTTTTGGAAGCAAGAACGAGCGCGAAGTTAAACGCATGCTCAAGACGGTTCAGTTCGTCAATGCCTTCGAAGAGCAAATGGTGGCCCTTTCGGACGAGCAACTGCGAGCCAAGACCGAAGAGTTCAAGGCCCGCTTAGCCAAAGGTGAGACCCTCGACACCCTGCTGCCTGAAGCTTTTGCGGTTGCTCGCGAAGCCGGCAAGCGCGTCATGGGTATGCGTCACTTTGATGTTCAGTTGATTGGCGGCATTACCCTGCATGACGGCATGATCGCCGAAATGCGCACGGGTGAAGGTAAGACTTTAGTCGCGACCTTGGCGGTTTACCTCAACGCGCTGTCCGGCAAAGGTGTGCACGTTGTTACCGTGAACGACTATTTGGCTCGTCGAGATGCCAACTGGATGCGTCCGCTGTACGAGTTTCTCGGTTTGACCGTGGGCGTCGTCACGCCTTTCCAGCCGCCAGAAGAAAAACGCGCAGCCTATGCGTCGGACATCACCTACGGCACGAACAACGAATTCGGTTTCGATTACCTGCGCGACAATATGGCTTTCAGCATGGAAGACAAGTTCCAGCGCGAGCTTAACTTCTCCGTAATCGACGAAGTCGACTCGATCCTGATCGACGAAGCGCGTACGCCGCTGATCATTTCCGGTCAGGCCGAGGACAGCTCCAAGCTGTACACCGAAATCAACAAGCTGATCCCGAGACTGGAACAGCACATCGAAGAAGTGGAAGGCGTCGTCACCAAGGCCGGGCACTTCACCGTTGACGAGAAAACCCGTCAGGTCGAGTTGAACGAAGCCGGTCACCAGTTCATCGAAGAAATGTTGACTGAAGTGGGTCTGCTGGCGGTTGGCGAAAGTCTCTACTCTGCACACAACCTGGGCCTGTTGACCCACGTGTATGCCGGTCTGCGGGCGCACAAGCTGTTCCATCGCAACGTCGAGTACATCGTTCAGGACGGCCAGATCTTGCTGGTCGATGAACACACTGGTCGTACCATGCCGGGTCGTCGATTGTCCGAAGGCCTGCACCAGGCCATCGAAGCGAAGGAAGTGCTGAACATTCAGGCCGAAAGTCAGACTCTGGCGTCGACCACGTTCCAGAACTATTTCCGCCTGTATAACAAGCTGTCCGGCATGACGGGTACGGCCGACACCGAGGCGTTTGAGTTCCATCAGATCTACGGTTTGTCCGTAACGGTTATTCCGCCGAACAAGCCTTTGGCGCGTAAAGACTTCAACGATCTCGTCTACCTGACGGCCGATGAAAAGTACGCCGCTATTGTGACTGACATCAAAGAAAGCATGACCCAAGGCCGTCCTGTCCTCGTGGGCACGGCGACCATCGAAACTTCCGAGCACATGTCCAATCTGCTCATCAAGGAAGGCATCGAACACAAGGTGCTGAACGCCAAGTACCACGAAAAAGAAGCCGAAATTATTGCCCAGGCCGGTCGTCCCGGTGCCCTCACCATCGCCACCAACATGGCAGGTCGTGGTACTGACATCCTGCTGGGCGGCAACTGGGAAGTGGAAGTTGCTGCTCTGGAAGAGCCTACCCCTGAGC
This window contains:
- the secA gene encoding preprotein translocase subunit SecA, whose product is MFAPLLKKLFGSKNEREVKRMLKTVQFVNAFEEQMVALSDEQLRAKTEEFKARLAKGETLDTLLPEAFAVAREAGKRVMGMRHFDVQLIGGITLHDGMIAEMRTGEGKTLVATLAVYLNALSGKGVHVVTVNDYLARRDANWMRPLYEFLGLTVGVVTPFQPPEEKRAAYASDITYGTNNEFGFDYLRDNMAFSMEDKFQRELNFSVIDEVDSILIDEARTPLIISGQAEDSSKLYTEINKLIPRLEQHIEEVEGVVTKAGHFTVDEKTRQVELNEAGHQFIEEMLTEVGLLAVGESLYSAHNLGLLTHVYAGLRAHKLFHRNVEYIVQDGQILLVDEHTGRTMPGRRLSEGLHQAIEAKEVLNIQAESQTLASTTFQNYFRLYNKLSGMTGTADTEAFEFHQIYGLSVTVIPPNKPLARKDFNDLVYLTADEKYAAIVTDIKESMTQGRPVLVGTATIETSEHMSNLLIKEGIEHKVLNAKYHEKEAEIIAQAGRPGALTIATNMAGRGTDILLGGNWEVEVAALEEPTPEQIAQIKADWQKRHQQVIEAGGLHVIASERHESRRIDNQLRGRAGRQGDTGSSRFYLSLEDSLMRIFASDRVKNFMKALGMQSGEAIEHRMVTNAIEKAQRKVEGRNFDIRKQLLEFDDVSNEQRKVIYHMRNSLLAATNIGDTIADFRLDVLNSLVSQHIPPQSLPEQWDVAGLEAALNTDFGVQLPIQQWLDEDDHLYEETLREKLLQELLAAYNEKEEQASADALRTFEKQILLRVLDDLWKDHLSTMDHLRHGIHLRGYAQKNPKQEYKRESFTLFQELLDSIKRDTIRVLSHVQVRREDPVEEEARLRQDAEEQAQRMQFEHADAPGLDAPQVLMEEGEDVAVAAVPVRNDQPVRNDQKQGRNELCFCGSGKKFKHCHGKID